Proteins from a single region of Lampris incognitus isolate fLamInc1 chromosome 16, fLamInc1.hap2, whole genome shotgun sequence:
- the LOC130126806 gene encoding enhancer of rudimentary homolog, giving the protein MSHTILLVQPTKRPEGRTYADYESVNECMEGVCKMYEEHLKRMNPNSPSITYDISQLFDFIDDLADLSCLVYRADTQTYQPYNKDWIKEKIYVLLRRQAQQAGK; this is encoded by the exons ATG TCCCACACCATCCTATTGGTGCAGCCCACTAAGAGGCCGGAGGGAAGGACGTATGCCGACTATGAATCCGTGAATGAGTGTATGGAAG GCGTATGTAAGATGTATGAGGAGCACCTGAAGAGAATGAACCCCAACAGTCCTTCAATAACATACGACATCAGCCAGCTGTTTGACTTCATCGATGACCTGGCAGACCTCAGCTGTTTGGT GTATCGTGCTGACACGCAGACGTACCAACCGTACAACAAAGACTGGATCAAAGAGAAGATCTACGTTCTGCTTCGCCGTCAGGCCCAGCAGGCGGGGAAATGA